The Miscanthus floridulus cultivar M001 chromosome 7, ASM1932011v1, whole genome shotgun sequence genome includes a region encoding these proteins:
- the LOC136467554 gene encoding lipid phosphate phosphatase epsilon 2, chloroplastic-like translates to MPCLLLLAPPPRPCLIDSLSRPPLPKYRFFLPRTRRRPSPRLGVRMAEMIRVGSGGEPPEVGVSMESDPLVGGDAPSRTRWEASRWAPVEAALNRMSKWLVSGSFAFAAIWKHDAEIMWFLLGAVGNSLLSMVLKKMLNHERPAPALRSDPGMPSSHAQSIFYAATILAFSLYYGLGTNFLTMILGPATLSVAAYLSWVRVSQRLHTLNQVTVGAVVGSAFGALWFVLWHSLVQEAFASSLLVRIAVIVGSSSFCVSFVIYMIRHWLKDE, encoded by the exons ATGCCCTGCCTATTGCTTCTAGCTCCACCGCCTCGCCCCTGTCTAATCGACTCGTTGAGTCGGCCACCACTTCCCAAATATCGGTTCTTCCTGCCCCGGACCCGGAGGCGGCCAAGTCCGCGGCTTGGCGTGCGGATGGCGGAGATGATCAGGGTTGGGAGCGGCGGGGAACCGCCCGAGGTTGGGGTTTCCATGGAGAGTGACCCGCTTGTGGGAGGGGACGCGCCGTCCCGCACGAGGTGGGAAGCGAGCCGGTGGGCGCCCGTGGAAGCTGCGCTGAATCGGATG AGTAAATGGCTGGTGTCTGGTTCTTTTGCTTTTGCAGCTATTTGGAAGCATGATGCTGAAATTATGTGGTTTTTGCTGGGTGCGGTTGGCAACTCTCTGCTTTCAATGGTTCTTAAAAAGATGCTAAACCATGAAAGACCTGCACCAGCTCTGCGGTCTGATCCTGGGATGCCATCGTCCCATGCACAATCCATATTCTATGCTGCGACCATCCTAGCTTTTTCAT TGTACTATGGGCTTGGGACAAATTTTCTGACCATGATTCTTGGGCCTGCAACTCTGTCGGTGGCCGCCTATCTG TCTTGGGTACGAGTGTCTCAGCGCCTTCATACACTAAACCAGGTCACTGTGGGAGCTGTTGTAGGATCTGCCTTCGGTGCTCTATGGTTTGTGCTCTGGCATTCGCTTGTGCAggaggcttttgcttcttctCTGCTTGTCAGGATTGCAGTCATCGTtggatcatcatcattttgtgtTAGCTTTGTCATCTACATGATTCGTCACTGGCTCAAGGATGAGTAA